The sequence GGTATCCCATACCGGCCAGCACCACGACAAAAAAGGAAAATACGGTGTAATCGCTGCCCATCTGGGCGGAGATGGAAAAAATGCAGCCGATGAGTACGCCGGACATGGCACTGATTCCCACGTAGATGCCGTAAATATAGGAGGTGGTCCGTTTGGCATTGATACCCATGAGCCCGGCTGACTCCTTATGCTGGGCCAGGGCGCGGACAGCCAGGCCAAAGTCCGTCTTCTTTAAGATATAATGAAGTGCAATGGAGATAATCAATGCATACAAAAGGCCGATAAATCGGATGGTGGGAACGGTGGTAAAAAGATCCCCCATTTCCAGGGAGAAGGAACCTGCGGAAAGGGCTGACGGAATGGACCGGCTGTAAAAGCCAAAGACCGTCAGGCCCAGTCCTTTGATCATCAGGGCCAGTCCAAAGGTGAACACCAGGGCCATGAGCAGAGGATTCCCTTTTTTGCCGCTTAAAACCCGATGGATTACGGGCTGGAACAAAAAACCGATACCGAAAAAAATGCAAAAAACTATTGGCAGGAATAAAAGGGGTTCGATAGGGGCCCACTTGGTCAGATAAAAACCAAGAAATGCGCCCAGCATTATCCATTCACCCACGGCAAAATCAATGATGTGCATCACGCCGTAGGCAAGGGAAAAACCAATGGCTATGGTGATGTAGATGCCGCCGATAAGCAGGCCGTCCACCAGGGCCTGGGGAAGTAAAAGTAACATAGGGTCTCCGACAAAAAAAGGGTAAACTTAGAGGCACAAAAGGCCGTATTACGGTCGCAGGCTGATAGGATTCGAGTGATTCCAGATCTCTTTTGAAAATCAAAGAGAAAAAATAGCCCGGCACATGTCTGCCGGGCTAAAGGACCAGGCAACCGGTTTTAAGGATTAAGGCCTGTAAAGTCCGGGTGATCAGCGCTGATCCCAGGGTGTCATGGGATATTGCGCACTGGTCTGGGCATCTTTCTCCGGACCGACGATCATGGTTTTACCGCCGATAATCTGTACAGTCAGCGGTGTGATGCCAATGTTTGCATGGAAAAACTGACCCTCTTCGGCAAATTTGAGGTGACCGTAAAAGGTTTGAATATCAAGTTTTTCTAACGCGCTGACCAGTTCATCACGTTTGGCTTCGGTAAGGGGCGGCGCCGCATTTATTTTCTGCAACGCCGCCTGGAAGGCAATGCCGGCCGTGGTGGAGCCTGCCTGGGTGTAATCGGCATGAACCCCATAGGCATCCTGGGCGGACTTGGCATAGCTTGCGGCATCCGGCCAGAGGATCTCACTGTTGGAGTGAACGGCATCGGTCCAGACAGATGCGCCGAAAACCTGTTCGGCGTATTTGTCCAAAGATTCCACAAAAGCCGGTTCGGTTACGCCGTAGTGCATGAGCAGGGCTTTGGGGGAATAATTGATCTGGCGCAGGGATTTAACCAGGTTGATCAGCTCTTCATCATGTCCGCCAAAGGCCACAAGATCAGGGCGAAGCACTTTAACGGCAGACATGAACGGGGTGAGGTCCTGGCCTGAAGGGACAATGTTGAATTTGCGCACCTTGATGCCCGCCGTTTCACAGGCATCTTTAAACGCTTCGGCCGTGGCTTTGGAAAAGGTGTCGTTGGAGCCTAAAATAACGGCGGTTTTCGGTGCATCCGGCATATTTTTTAATGTGTTGATAGGGGTGGCTCCTGTATAGTTGACCGGGGGGATGGTGCCGAAGGTATAGGCAAATTTTTGTTTCCAGATCAGGGGCGATTCGGCAGACCCTGTGATCATGGGAATTTTATATTTTTCCAGAACCGGCGCAGATGCCAGGGTGACGCCCGAAGAGTAGGGCCCAAGAACAAAATCGACCTTCTCCTGAGTTGCCAGGCGTTCTGCGGCCGAAGCCCCCTGTGAGGGTTCGGACTGGGCATCGCCGTAAACCAGTTTAACAAGGTATTTTTTACCCTGGATTTCAATGCCTCCCTGATCGTTTACAGCTTTGGCCCAAAGATCGTACCCGCGTTTAGTCACGTTGCCGCCGGTGGCAAGGTCTCCGGACAGGGAGGTAATTACGCCTACCTTATAATAGTCTCTGGCATCTGCCGCCCAAACGCACTGGATACAAAACAGTGACAGAATTAGAATTGAAAAAATTGAAATATGATGCTTCATCGTTCTCTCCTCAGTATAGGTAAATTATAAAAAATATTAACAGTTTTCCTTTGGGATCAGAATTAGCAAAGATGATGCCATTCATGTTCGTTCGGATTCCTGCTTGCCAATATACGATCTGTTGGCGTATTTGCGGCTGTTTTGGTTTTAACTATTCGATTTATTTAGTTTTTGTCGTTTTATTTAAACTGGTGATTGATACGAGGCAAGCCTGTGGATGATTATCGAAAATTCAGATTAAATGCATTGTTTTTATGCGATTGCGCATAGATTACATATTTGGATGGCTTTTTAGATTAAGTTACAAAAAAAGATAACAAAAATGTTTTTATTTGATGCGCAAATTACGAAGAAAATTTAAATGAGCTTCGGGGACCGATCCGGGAATGGCCACCTCGCTTTGCCTTGGCACAGTGAGAGCCGGGCTTAATCTCAAGCCCAGTTTATTTTCCATGGTTGCCTGCAGCGCTTCTCGGACGCATTTATTCCTGCATAAATAACTTCTAAAGCCCACCGGTTGGGGCTCAAGGCTATTTTCCAGGCATGATGTCAATATTTCAGCTTTTTTCCATCCTCCGTCATGACATTGTCTATGAGTAAACACTAATAAACGAAAATGTGATTATGCATAGATGCATATTGTTATGCGCATTTGCATGATGCACATAATTGATTTTCATATGTCAGGGAGACATAAAAAATATGTTGACCGAGGGGTTCATCACAGCAGAAAGTTTACCCCGGTGTTGATAGGTCGGATCGGTCCATAACCGTTATTCAGACGCTTACGTTCTCATGGCCGATAGTCCTTAAACCGGTGAAATGATCTGGCTATAGCTTAAAGGCCATGGTATATTTCTGTCTGCTGATAATTTTGAGGTGATAGACAGTGGGTTGTGAAATGATGCGTTATACCTTGATCGCCATTGTACTGATGTCGGTTTCTTTTATCGCCGGCTGCAATCTGATTTCTCCTGATCCTGCGGCTGTGATGCCCGTTGAGATCCCTGATGCTTATGCTCATAAGACAGGTATTGACACGCCCCATACCGGCAAAGAGAATATGGATGGCGGGTGGTGGCGGCAGTTTGGTGTCGATGAACTAAGTCAACTGATTGAAACAGGCCTTGGCGCCAATTATGATTTAAAAGTGCTTAAAGCCAAGGCTGACCAGGCCCTGGCGGATGTGAAAAGCCAAAAGTCAAATCTTGGTCCTTCCCTTGATTATTCCCTTGGCGGCGAACAAAATTACTCCCAATCCAAAACCCGGGATCAGTCACGTTCTTCGGATAATGATCACAGCTATTCGGCTTCCCTGGTTGCTGGATATACCCTGGACCTGTGGGGTAAAAACCGTGCCGAAGTCAATGCCGGTGAACTGGAATACCTTGCAGCGCTTCAGGATCTGGAGGACGGGGCACTGACCCTGTCCACGGATATTGCCGATACCTGGGTGGATATTCTGGCCGTGCGGACCCGCATGCAAGTGCTTACCCGGCAGATAGAAGCCAACCGGATGACGCTGAAACTGCAGGAATTGCGCTTTATCAACGGCATAGCTACGGCCCTGGATGTATCCCAGCAGCGACAAGCCCTGGCCCAGGTGCTTTCCGGCATGCCCTTGCTTGAAAAAGAGGAAAAACAACTGATCAACGCCATGGGACTGTATTTGGGCCAAACACCCGGGACGCCTGTGGCGGTGTCCACCACGGATATCCCCCAAACCTTTCTGGTGCCCCAGCCCGGGATACCCGCTGACCTGCTCGAAAACAGGGCTGATATCAGGGCCGCCCGGATGCGCCTTGACGCGGCTGCGCTGGATGTGGAAGCGGCCAAAGCCGATCTGTTGCCGGAACTGACCCTGTCTGCCTCAGCTGCGTTTTCCAGCGGTTCTTTGGACCTGCTCTTCCAGAACTGGGTGGTCACCCTGGGCGCTGCCCTGGCAGGCCCCCTGCTGGACGGCGGGGAGCGTAAAGCCGAAATTGAACGCACCCGGGCCGTGGTCCGTGAAGAAATTAATACCTATGCCCAAACCGTTGCCAATGCCATCCGCGAGGTGGAGGATGCCCTGGTGGCCATTGACCGTCAGAACGCATATATTGACCTTTTGGAGCAGCAGCTGGCAGCCGTTAAGGTGACCATGCAAAACGCCCGGGTTCAGTACCTGAACGGACAGAGCAGTTACCTGAATTATCTTGCGGCCTGGGCGACCATGGAGAGCCTGGAACGTCAGCTGATCAGCGAGCAGGCAACCTATGTCAAAGAACGAATTGCACTTTACAACGTAACAGGTCGGCGGGGTGCGTTTTTCACAGAGACCCCGGCACAAGATCAAGATAAAAATACCGGAGCCAAGTAATATATGAGTCAGACAGCGTCACACAGATCCTTGGGTGTAACCCTTTTGAAAATCATTTTGCCGGTGTGCCTGATTGCACTGGGTGTTGCCGGATTTTGGTATTACAAATCAAGCGCAGTGAAATTCAACCGCAAACCTGTTGAGAAAACCTCGCCGGTGGTGGATATCATAAAAGTGAATCCCGATCGGTTCATCGCACAGATCCGGGCCATGGGTACGGTGCGGCCGGACAGGGAGGTCGTCATTAAATCCCAGGTGGCCGGTACGGTCATCCAGGTGGCCCCGGAATTTGTCCAGGGCGGATTGATTCCTAAAGGACAAACCATAGTCCGGATTGATCCGGCTGACTATAAACTGGCCGTGAGCAAGGCCCAAAGCGCTTTGGCCCGGGCCCAGGCTGATTTTGAAATAGAAAAGGGCCGGCAGCAGATTGCACGGGAAGAACTTAAAGTCATGGCCACAATGTCTCCCAACGGGATTCGGGAGACCAGTCTGGTGCTTAGAAAACCCCAGCTTGAACAGGCCCGGGCTACCGTGGCAAGTGCTGAAAGCGATCTTGAAGCTGCACGTCTGGACCTGGAACGAACCAGGATTTTGGCGCCTTTCCATGCCCTGGTGCTGTCCAAAGAGGTGGATGCCGGCGCCATGACGGCAGTCCAGGGAACCCTTGCCACCCTGGTGGACGTGACCTGTTATCAGGTGGAAGTCCAGGTGCCCCTGGACCGCCTGAACCGCATTCGGGTCCATGAAACCAAAGGTAGTCCGGCCCGTATTCGCTCCCTTTATGCGGGATGGGAGTGGGAAGGACGTGTGGTGCGGACCACCGGGGCGGTTACTGGACAAAGCCGCATGGCAGGCGTCATCATCCGGGTGGATGATCCTTTAGGGCTTGGGCCGGCCAAGGGTCGTCCGGCTATGCTGCTGGATGATCACGTGGAGGCGATTATTGAAGGCCAGGCCTTTGACAATGTGTTTTCCCTGCCCCGGAACCTGGTCCGGGAGGATTCCAGTTTATGGATTTATAATGATGGGCGCCTGGAGATTCGCAAAGTGGCTCCCGTATGGATTGAAAATGATCGGGTGTTCATCCAGTCGGGGCTTTCCCCGGGTGACCTTGTGATCTCTTCTGATGTTTCCACACCCGTGCCGGGCATGGCCTTGACCCTTGCTGCGCAGGAGAGCCGATAATGTCTGAACACAACCCGGGGTCTCCCGGTCCTGCAGGACACGGTCCAAGGGGGCCCATCGCCTGGATGGCCGGTAATACTGTGGCCGCCAATCTGCTCATGGCGGTTTTCCTTGTGGGCGGCCTTTTCATGGCCTTTAACATCAAGCAGGAGGTGTTCCCCGAATTCGCCCTGGATACGGTGAGTATTTCAGTGGCCTATCCCGGCGCCAGTCCCGAAGAGGTGGAATCCGGCATTATCCTGGCCGTGGAAGAGGCGGTGCGGGATCTTGAAGGCATTGATGAGATTACATCCACGGCGTCAGAAGGGCGCGCATCGGTCACCATAGAAGCGCTGGACGGGGCTGATGTCACCCAGTTGTGGCAGGAGATTAAAAGCGAGGTGGACCGGATTGACACCTTTCCGGATGAGGCGGAAGACCCGGTGATCACCATCACCTCCCGGCAGCGGGAAGTGGTGCGTCTGGCCCTTCACGGGAATGCGCCGGAAACCACCATGCGCGACCTTGCCGACGATATCAGGGATAGATTTTTGTCAGACCCTGGAATCACCCAGGTGGCGCTGGAAGGCGTCAGGGAGCGCGAGATTCTGGTTGAGATTTCCATCAATACCCTGCGGCGTTACGGCATGACCCTGTCTGAGGTGGCCGATGCCGTCTCCACGGCGTCGGTGGAGCTGGGCGGCGGGGCCATCAAATCCGGGGGCGGTGATATTCTGCTGCGCGTTAAATCCCGCAAAGACTATGCCCGACAATATGAAAAATTGCCCATCCTCACCCGGGAGGACGGGTCCCAGCTGGTATTGTCGGATATTGCCAAGGTAACTGAAGGATTTGAGGATTCGGATACCTGGGCCTCATTTAATGGTGAACGGGCTGTCACTATTGCTGTTTACCGGGTGGGTAAACAGACGCCCATCGAGGTGACTGAGGCCGCCAAAAAGATGTTGAAAATGATTAATGCGGACTTGCCCGAGGGGATTCATTTAAGCATTGTCAGGGATATGTCCAGAATTTTTGCCCAAAGGGCGGATCTTTTGCTGCGCAACGCCTATCTGGGACTTGGCCTGGTGTTCTTGTGCCTTGCCCTGTTCCTTGAAATCCGCCTGGCCTTCTGGGTCAGTCTGGGTATCCCCATTTCATTTTTAGGGTCGTTTATTTTTTTGTCCGCAGCCAATTTTACCATCAATATGGTAAGTATGTTTGCCTTTATCGTTACGTTGGGCATTGTGGTGGACGATGCCGTGGTGGTAGGGGAAAATATCTATCATTGCCGCCGTCAGGGCATGGGGTTTCTGGAAGCTTCCATCCAAGGGGCAAGAAGCATTGCCGTTCCTGTGTTTTTTTCGGTGATCACCAATATGGTCACCTTTATGCCCATCATGTTCATTCCGGGCATTATGGGGAAGATATTTAAAACAATGCCCCTGGTGGTGGTGGCCGTGTTTGGTGTCTCTTTAATCGAAAGTCTGTTTATCTTGCCGGCTCATTTAAGTCATGGCAGCCGCCCTTTGTTTTTTCCTTTGAATATTCTTGAAGCCTGGCAGGCAAGGTTCTCTGAAAAATTTGAAACCATTGTCAAAACCGGGTATGGCAAGATGCTGTCCGTTCTGCTTTCCTGGCGGTATACGGTCTTTGCCGTGGGCCTTGCTATGTTGCTGGTCACCTTTGGATATGTGAAGTCCGGGAAGATGGGCATGGTCCTGTTTCCCAAGGTGGAATCCGATTACGCCTTTTGTGAAATTTACCTGCCCTATGGCACGCCTGAAAGCATGGTGAGGCAAGTGGAAAACCGTATGGTAGCATCGGCTCAAGAGACCGTGGATGAAAATGGAAAGCAGGAGTTGTCCACGGGGATTTTTTCCCAGGTCAGTGAAAACCTTATCCAGATGAGGATTTATCTGACGGATCCTGAAGTACGTCCGATCCCTACCTCCGAGGTGACCCGGATCTGGCGGGAAAAAACCGGCTCTGTTTCCGGGGTGGAGAGTCTTACCTTTGAAGCCAACCGGGGCGGTCCCGGTTCCGGCAAGTCGCTGACCATTGCCCTGAGCCACCGGGATGCGGATACGCTGAACCGGGCCGGTGAGGACCTTGCCCTGCGTCTGGGTGAGTACCCCATGGTTTCGGATATTGATGACGGATCAGCCCAGGGAAAACGGCAGTTTGATATCACCCTGACCCCTGCCGGTCACCGCATGGGGCTGACCCAGAGAACCATTGCCGGTAAAATTCGAAATGCGTACCAGGGAATTGAGGCGGTGAAAAACCAGCGGGGAAGAAACGAGGTCACGGTGAGGGTGCGACTGGCCGGAAACGAACGCATTTCTGAAACCGCATTTGAAAATTATGTGATCAATGCCCCAAACGGGGAGATTATGCTCAGGGATGCCGTTAAAATCATCAAGGGGCGGGCTTATACCGAGATCAGCCGGAGCAACGGGCGCCGGGAAATTCAGGTCTCAGCCAATGTGACCCCCCAGTCGATGTCTGAAAATATTATCCGGGATATGAAGCAGGAGATCCTGCCGTCACTTGTGAAGGGGTATCCGGGCCTGTCATACGAATTCAAGGGTAAACAGGCAGATATCAAAGAGAGTGTCGGCGCTTTGGTCAAAGGCCTGGGTCTGGCATTATTCTGTGTGTTTGCGCTGCTGGCTATTCCTTTTAAAAGTTATTTTCAGCCGTTGATCATCATGCTCTGCATTCCCTTTGGCATTATCGGGGCTGTGGCCGGCCATCTTATCATGGGGTATTCCCTTTCCGTTATGAGTTTGTTCGGGATTGTGGCCATGTCAGGTGTGGTGATCAATGACTCGTTGGTGCTTATTGACTTTGCCAACCGGCTGGCGCGCGGGGGGATGCCTGTGGCGGCGGCGGTCAGGGCCGCCGGAATACAGCGGTTCAGGCCCATTCTTTTGACAACGTTAACCACATGTGGCGGCCTGGCGCCGATTATCACGGAAACGTCCCGCCAGGCAAAGTTTCTTATTCCCATGGCCATCTCTCTTGGGTTCGGTATTTTGTTTGCCACGCTGATTACTTTGGGGCTTGTGCCTTGTCTTTACCTGATATTGGAGGACATCAAAAACTTTTTTCATAATGGAAAGGAACAGCCTTTATGACCAAAGTAGCGCTTTGTGCATGTCCGGATTATGATACGGCAAATGTGGCGTCTGCAGTGGACCGGGCCGTGGGGTTGTGCGGAGGCATGGAAACGTTTGTGCGTCCGGGACAGCGTGTGCTGCTCAAACCCAATATGCTCAGTGCCGCGCCCTTGGAACAGCGGGTGACCACGGACCCGGCCGTAGTGCGTGCCGTGGGGAAACTGGTGTTAAAGGCCGGGGGACGGATCATCATCGGAGACAGTCCGGCTATTGATAAGGTGTCCCGTATTTCCCGGGTTATCGGCATGAAAGAGGTGGCTGACGAACTTGGGGCGGATCTGATTGAATTTTGCCGGCCCACCCTGGCCAAAACGCCCGAAGGCTCTATATACCATGCCCTGGAACTGGAAGAGACCGCACTGACCGCTGATGTGGTCATCAATCTGCCCAAGCTCAAGACCCATTGCATGATGCTTTTAACCATGGGAGTTAAAAATCTTTTCGGTACCGTGGTCGGGCCGCGTAAAAGCCAGTGGCATATGCACGCCGGGGCGGACCGGATCATGTTTGCCGATCTTTTGCTGGATATCTGCCGCACGGTGAAACCGGCCCTGACCATCCTTGACGGTGTCTGGGGTATGCAGGGCCGGGGTCCCAATAACGGTACGCCCTGGCATTCAGGCTTTCTGGCCGCCTCCCGTGATGCCCTGGCCATGGATCTGGCCCTGGCGCCTCTGCTGGGTGCCCATCCGGCAAATTTTCCTTTGTATGATGCGGCAGCACGCAGGGGCTTTGTCCGATCCGATGGTTCTGATACGCAGATGGTGGGTGACGACCCCAATGGATTAATCCCCAAAGATTTTCAATTGCCGGTGCTGGAATCGGTCATGCCGGTGCCGGGTTTTGTGTCCGGATTGATATGCAGACACCTGACCTCCCGGCCGGTCCAGGACCCTGACCTGTGCCGGAACTGCGGCAAATGTGCAGCGATCTGTCCGCCGGGAAGCCTTCGGTTTGTGGCGGCGCACCGGGCTGTTATTGATCACCTGACCTGTATCCGTTGTTATTGTTGCCAGGAGGTCTGTCCGGCCAACGCCATCCATTTTAAAACAGGCGCGCTGGTGGGCATTGCCGAACGGTTGCGGGCCGTAATGCCTCATTGATCATCCGGCGCGTCAGGCAGATACCTTTTTTCAGCAGAATTAAGTGCTCGATATGGGGCTTATCTACGAGATGGAGGAGGAGAATATCTGTCCCTTTATTAATGAATAATCCTCAATGGTTTTGCTATTGAATGCCGTTTTGAAATAGTCTTGGACGATGGATAATACCATGAATGTGTGGTTTCAATTTGATGCTCAGGCACCCCGTTTCCCTTCCATTTTGTCTTTTGACACGGAGTTGAAACGTGCAAAATTGTATGTTTAGGTATAAAATACGAAATATCCTCAAAATTATTTAAAAGGGAGGGAAATTATGGGTTTTGCACCATCAGCAATGCAGCTAAAAAGCAATGTATTTAATCAAGACGGTTTAATTCCATCTAAATATACCGGTGAAGGTGAGGATGTATCACCGGCATTGTCATGGACAGATGCTCCGGACGGCACAAAGGAATTTGCCATTATCTGCCATGACCCGGATGCACCACTGGTTTCTCCAAATGGCACATATGGATTTGTTCACTGGGTTTTGTATAATATTCCAGGAGATGTCAACAGTTTGGAAGAAGGTACGGCACAATTTAGCAGCGGTAAAAATGATTTCGGTGAAGTCGGATACAATGGCCCCATGCCCCCCAACGGACATGGATTCCATTATTATTATTTCTGGGTGCTGGCATTAAAAGAAGCGCTTGACCTGGAGCAAGGATTGAGTTTGTGGGACTTGCTGGCGAAAATCGAACCCCAACTCATCGGGATGAACCGGTTGGTAGGGCGGTATAAACGAGATTAGAAGTGTATCCATAGCTTAATTTCCAATTGAATTTTATGTCGGGAGTAAGAACTTTTATGCCGATAATACTGATTCTTGCTCCCAACCAATACGTAAGGTTGCTACTGTAATCTTGTTTAATAGCGCTCAATGCGCGCTCCCCGTAGCGAGGTATTTGCAACAATGTCATTGTCTAAACCATCTGCTCAGCAGAGCATATCGACTTTCGATGAGTTTGTGCGATTAGCTGATTATTCTTTAATGGATACCTTAAATGCCGATCCTGATGCCACCGGAGATGGTAATGATCACCGTGCCCGTCAGGTTTTCTCCGGTCACTTCGTACCGGTGACTCCCACGCCGCTCCCCGAACCAGAATATGTAACCCATAGCAGCACTTTTTTTAATGAACTTGGATTGAGCGACGAGTTGGTAAATGATGCAAAATTTTGCCAGATATTTTCTGGTGATATCTCGGCAGCGCACGAGCCTATGCGTAAGATTGGCTGGGCAACCGGCTATGCCCTGTCAATTTATGGCACCGAATATACCCACCAATGTCCATTTGGTACCGGCAATGGTTATGGCGATGGCCGGGCAATATCTGTATTTGAAGGAGTATTCAATGGACAGCGTTGGGAAATGCAACTAAAGGGTGGCGGTACAACGCCATATTGCCGTGGTGCCGACGGGCGCGCAGTACTTCGTTCAAGTGTGCGTGAGTTTCTCGCGCAAGAGTATATGCACGCCCTGGGGGTTCCCACAACGAGATCTCTAACCCTGTATGTATCTAAATCTGAGCGCGTTACCCGGCCCTGGTACTCCCAAGACTCTCATTCCACCGATCCTGATATTATGGTGGATAATCCTGTGGCTATTTCAACTCGCGTTGCACCATCTTTTTTGCGCGTTGGTCAGTTAGAGTTATTTGCCCGCCGGGTTCGCGGCAATGCTCACCAAAGAGCCTTAGAAGAGTTGCGCATGATTGTGTCGCATTTAATTGACCGAGAATACCAAAACGATATTAATCAAGACCTTGTTTTTGCGGATCAAGTGGTTGAGTTGGCTAAGCTTTTTCGCCGGCGGCT comes from uncultured Desulfobacter sp. and encodes:
- a CDS encoding efflux RND transporter periplasmic adaptor subunit gives rise to the protein MSQTASHRSLGVTLLKIILPVCLIALGVAGFWYYKSSAVKFNRKPVEKTSPVVDIIKVNPDRFIAQIRAMGTVRPDREVVIKSQVAGTVIQVAPEFVQGGLIPKGQTIVRIDPADYKLAVSKAQSALARAQADFEIEKGRQQIAREELKVMATMSPNGIRETSLVLRKPQLEQARATVASAESDLEAARLDLERTRILAPFHALVLSKEVDAGAMTAVQGTLATLVDVTCYQVEVQVPLDRLNRIRVHETKGSPARIRSLYAGWEWEGRVVRTTGAVTGQSRMAGVIIRVDDPLGLGPAKGRPAMLLDDHVEAIIEGQAFDNVFSLPRNLVREDSSLWIYNDGRLEIRKVAPVWIENDRVFIQSGLSPGDLVISSDVSTPVPGMALTLAAQESR
- a CDS encoding DUF362 domain-containing protein — encoded protein: MTKVALCACPDYDTANVASAVDRAVGLCGGMETFVRPGQRVLLKPNMLSAAPLEQRVTTDPAVVRAVGKLVLKAGGRIIIGDSPAIDKVSRISRVIGMKEVADELGADLIEFCRPTLAKTPEGSIYHALELEETALTADVVINLPKLKTHCMMLLTMGVKNLFGTVVGPRKSQWHMHAGADRIMFADLLLDICRTVKPALTILDGVWGMQGRGPNNGTPWHSGFLAASRDALAMDLALAPLLGAHPANFPLYDAAARRGFVRSDGSDTQMVGDDPNGLIPKDFQLPVLESVMPVPGFVSGLICRHLTSRPVQDPDLCRNCGKCAAICPPGSLRFVAAHRAVIDHLTCIRCYCCQEVCPANAIHFKTGALVGIAERLRAVMPH
- a CDS encoding efflux transporter outer membrane subunit, with the protein product MMRYTLIAIVLMSVSFIAGCNLISPDPAAVMPVEIPDAYAHKTGIDTPHTGKENMDGGWWRQFGVDELSQLIETGLGANYDLKVLKAKADQALADVKSQKSNLGPSLDYSLGGEQNYSQSKTRDQSRSSDNDHSYSASLVAGYTLDLWGKNRAEVNAGELEYLAALQDLEDGALTLSTDIADTWVDILAVRTRMQVLTRQIEANRMTLKLQELRFINGIATALDVSQQRQALAQVLSGMPLLEKEEKQLINAMGLYLGQTPGTPVAVSTTDIPQTFLVPQPGIPADLLENRADIRAARMRLDAAALDVEAAKADLLPELTLSASAAFSSGSLDLLFQNWVVTLGAALAGPLLDGGERKAEIERTRAVVREEINTYAQTVANAIREVEDALVAIDRQNAYIDLLEQQLAAVKVTMQNARVQYLNGQSSYLNYLAAWATMESLERQLISEQATYVKERIALYNVTGRRGAFFTETPAQDQDKNTGAK
- a CDS encoding YbhB/YbcL family Raf kinase inhibitor-like protein; protein product: MGFAPSAMQLKSNVFNQDGLIPSKYTGEGEDVSPALSWTDAPDGTKEFAIICHDPDAPLVSPNGTYGFVHWVLYNIPGDVNSLEEGTAQFSSGKNDFGEVGYNGPMPPNGHGFHYYYFWVLALKEALDLEQGLSLWDLLAKIEPQLIGMNRLVGRYKRD
- a CDS encoding branched-chain amino acid ABC transporter permease — protein: MLLLLPQALVDGLLIGGIYITIAIGFSLAYGVMHIIDFAVGEWIMLGAFLGFYLTKWAPIEPLLFLPIVFCIFFGIGFLFQPVIHRVLSGKKGNPLLMALVFTFGLALMIKGLGLTVFGFYSRSIPSALSAGSFSLEMGDLFTTVPTIRFIGLLYALIISIALHYILKKTDFGLAVRALAQHKESAGLMGINAKRTTSYIYGIYVGISAMSGVLIGCIFSISAQMGSDYTVFSFFVVVLAGMGYLSGVPWAAFLLGLVQSFFLIYFNPGHTLLAVFIILYAVLLVSPKGLFGKGV
- a CDS encoding amino acid ABC transporter substrate-binding protein — protein: MKHHISIFSILILSLFCIQCVWAADARDYYKVGVITSLSGDLATGGNVTKRGYDLWAKAVNDQGGIEIQGKKYLVKLVYGDAQSEPSQGASAAERLATQEKVDFVLGPYSSGVTLASAPVLEKYKIPMITGSAESPLIWKQKFAYTFGTIPPVNYTGATPINTLKNMPDAPKTAVILGSNDTFSKATAEAFKDACETAGIKVRKFNIVPSGQDLTPFMSAVKVLRPDLVAFGGHDEELINLVKSLRQINYSPKALLMHYGVTEPAFVESLDKYAEQVFGASVWTDAVHSNSEILWPDAASYAKSAQDAYGVHADYTQAGSTTAGIAFQAALQKINAAPPLTEAKRDELVSALEKLDIQTFYGHLKFAEEGQFFHANIGITPLTVQIIGGKTMIVGPEKDAQTSAQYPMTPWDQR
- a CDS encoding efflux RND transporter permease subunit, which encodes MSEHNPGSPGPAGHGPRGPIAWMAGNTVAANLLMAVFLVGGLFMAFNIKQEVFPEFALDTVSISVAYPGASPEEVESGIILAVEEAVRDLEGIDEITSTASEGRASVTIEALDGADVTQLWQEIKSEVDRIDTFPDEAEDPVITITSRQREVVRLALHGNAPETTMRDLADDIRDRFLSDPGITQVALEGVREREILVEISINTLRRYGMTLSEVADAVSTASVELGGGAIKSGGGDILLRVKSRKDYARQYEKLPILTREDGSQLVLSDIAKVTEGFEDSDTWASFNGERAVTIAVYRVGKQTPIEVTEAAKKMLKMINADLPEGIHLSIVRDMSRIFAQRADLLLRNAYLGLGLVFLCLALFLEIRLAFWVSLGIPISFLGSFIFLSAANFTINMVSMFAFIVTLGIVVDDAVVVGENIYHCRRQGMGFLEASIQGARSIAVPVFFSVITNMVTFMPIMFIPGIMGKIFKTMPLVVVAVFGVSLIESLFILPAHLSHGSRPLFFPLNILEAWQARFSEKFETIVKTGYGKMLSVLLSWRYTVFAVGLAMLLVTFGYVKSGKMGMVLFPKVESDYAFCEIYLPYGTPESMVRQVENRMVASAQETVDENGKQELSTGIFSQVSENLIQMRIYLTDPEVRPIPTSEVTRIWREKTGSVSGVESLTFEANRGGPGSGKSLTIALSHRDADTLNRAGEDLALRLGEYPMVSDIDDGSAQGKRQFDITLTPAGHRMGLTQRTIAGKIRNAYQGIEAVKNQRGRNEVTVRVRLAGNERISETAFENYVINAPNGEIMLRDAVKIIKGRAYTEISRSNGRREIQVSANVTPQSMSENIIRDMKQEILPSLVKGYPGLSYEFKGKQADIKESVGALVKGLGLALFCVFALLAIPFKSYFQPLIIMLCIPFGIIGAVAGHLIMGYSLSVMSLFGIVAMSGVVINDSLVLIDFANRLARGGMPVAAAVRAAGIQRFRPILLTTLTTCGGLAPIITETSRQAKFLIPMAISLGFGILFATLITLGLVPCLYLILEDIKNFFHNGKEQPL